Proteins found in one Hyla sarda isolate aHylSar1 chromosome 7, aHylSar1.hap1, whole genome shotgun sequence genomic segment:
- the LOC130283222 gene encoding cylicin-2-like: MEEDRKEGKEERKVGRQKAMEERMEDRKEERTERSREHRKEGEKAGRKKGRNTGRCKGGTWEGREEKRMEDRTERRKEHRKEGRKTGRKEGKKEGAQEGRETKRMKERKKGGGYAERQKEGKKEGREERKRGEEERARKERGKKGKRGEDGREHGRKERKKEGKKGKEGRKKEQGRKERGKKGKEGRKKESMEGRKERRKGRKEKRGGRKSKEGRKERGKKGKEGRKKESMEGRKEGRKENEGRMEESMEGRKEGRKEKRGGRKRARKEGKREERKRGEEERARKEGKREERKTRGGWKSKEGKREERKTRGGWKRARKEGKKEGKKGKEGRKKESMEGRKEGRKENEGRMEEQGRKEGRKENEGRMEESKEGRKEGRKENQGRMEESMEGRKDRKTRRRERGKKIKRGEERSQGGKIGRRERGKKGKREERKTRGGRKRAWKEGRTER, encoded by the exons ATGGAAGAAGACAGGAAGGAAGGAAAGGAGGAAAGAAAGGTTGGAAGACAGAAAGCAATGGAAGAAAGGATGGAGGACAGGAAGGAAGAGAGGACGGAAAGAAGTAGGGAACACAGGAAGGAAGGGGAAAAGGCAGGTAGGAAGAAAGGTAGGAATACAGGAAGATGCAAAGGTGGAACATGGGAAGGAAGGGAAGAAAAAAGGATGGAAGACAGGACGGAAAGAAGGAAGGAGCACaggaaggaagggaggaaaaCAGGTAGAAAGGAAGGGAAGAAGGAAGGAGCACAGGAAGGAAGGGAAACAAAAAGAATGAAAGAAAGGAAAAAGGGAGGAGGATATGCAGAAAGGCAG aaggaaggaaagaaagaagGAAGGGAAGAAAGGAAAAGAGGGGAGGAAGAAAGAGCAAGGAAGGAAAGAGGGAAGAAAGGAAAACGAGGGGAGGATGGAAGAGAGCatggaaggaaggaaagaaagaagGAAGGGAAGAAAGGAAAAGAGGGGAGGAAGAAAGagcaaggaaggaaggaaagagggAAGAAAGGAAAAGAGGGGAGGAAGAAAGAGAGCatggaaggaaggaaagaaagaagGAAGGGAAGAAAGGAAAAGAGGGGAGGAAGAAAGagcaaggaaggaaggaaagaaagagGGAAGAAAGGAAAAGAGGGGAGGAAGAAAGAGAGCATGGAAGGAAGGAAAGAGGGAAGAAAGGAAAACGAGGGGAGGATGGAAGAGAGCATGGAAGGAAGGAAAGAGGGAAGAAAGGAAAAGAGAGGAGGAAGAAAGAGagcaaggaaggaaggaaagagggAAGAAAGGAAAAGAGGGGAGGAAGAAAGagcaaggaaggaaggaaagagggAAGAAAGGAAAACGAGGGGAGGATGGAAGAGCAAGGAAGGAAAGAGGGAAGAAAGGAAAACGAGGGGAGGATGGAAGAGagcaaggaaggaaggaaagaaagaagGGAAGAAAGGAAAAGAGGGGAGGAAGAAAGAGAGCATGGAAGGAAGGAAAGAGGGAAGAAAGGAAAATGAGGGGAGGATGGAAGAGCAAGGAAGGAAAGAGGGAAGAAAGGAAAACGAGGGGAGGATGGAAGAGagcaaggaaggaaggaaagagggAAGAAAGGAAAACCAGGGGAGGATGGAAGAGAGCATGGAAGGAAGGAAGGACAGAAAGACAAGGAGAAGggaaagaggaaagaaaataaaaagagggGAGGAAAGAAGCCAGGGAGGAAAGATAGGAAGAAGGGAAAGAGGGAAGAAAGGAAAGAGGGAAGAAAGGAAAACGAGGGGAGGAAGGAAGAGAGCATGGAAGGAAGGAAGGACAGAAAGATag